In a genomic window of Punica granatum isolate Tunisia-2019 chromosome 6, ASM765513v2, whole genome shotgun sequence:
- the LOC116212481 gene encoding inactive leucine-rich repeat receptor-like protein kinase CORYNE isoform X2, protein MVNPKLTAHVSTRALPLFLLIVLCLDLPPVERHDRIFRRVYAESPVAPPRVPEFKLGLRRIVLSIALGVLTGLIGVLLCACFVRGLVLYLNRTPILKGPVVFSPRISPKTLQAALANENLLLGSSPNGRYYKTVLDNGLAVAVKRLEPFESCSPGMRGKSVKRRIQRELEVLAGLRYENLMSLRAYVREQNSFSLVYDYAPCGSLEDVMNRVRENQLELDWDARLRIAVGVIKGLQYLHFTCKPQILHLNLKPTNVMLDREFKPRLADCGLVKLMPDLDKIKSKYSAPEIFRNSRCTDKSDIFSFGMILGFLLTGRDPTDQFFGETGQNGSMGSWLRELQQAGEAREALDKSILGEEGKEDEMLMAIRIAVVCLSDKTADRPSSDELVPMLTQLHSF, encoded by the exons ATGGTGAATCCAAAGTTGACAGCCCATGTCTCCACGAGAGCCCTACCTCTTTTTCTGCTGATTGTTCTGTGCTTGGACTTGCCCCCGGTGGAACGTCATGATCGCATTTTCCGGCGAGTCTATGCTGAAAGTCCTGTTGCTCCGCCGCGGGTGCCCGAGTTCAAGCTCGGTCTCCGGAGAATCGTGCTCAGCATTGCTCTAGGAGTGCTGACGGGCCTGATTGGTGTCCTCCTGTGTGCTTGCTTCGTTAGGGGCCTGGTGCTTTACCTCAACCGAACCCCCATCCTCAAAGGCCCCGTCGTGTTCTCCCCGAGAATCTCCCCCAAGACTCTACAGGCGGCCCTTGCGAATGAGAACCTTCTGCTGGGCTCGAGCCCGAACGGAAGGTACTACAAGACCGTCCTCGATAATGGGCTCGCCGTGGCTGTGAAGCGGCTCGAGCCATTCGAAAGTTGTTCCCCAGGGATGCGGGGCAAATCCGTCAAGAGACGAATCCAGAGGGAGCTCGAAGTTCTCGCCGGTCTCAGATACGAGAACCTGATGAGCCTGCGTGCTTATGTTCGTGAGCAGAACAGTTTCTCTCTGGTTTATGACTATGCCCCTTGTGGAAGTCTAGAAGATGTGATGAACAGGGTTAGGGAGAATCAGTTGGAGCTCGACTGGGACGCTCGGCTTCGGATTGCTGTCGGGGTTATCAAGGGGCTTCAGTACCTTCACTTCACTTGCAAGCCTCAGATTCTTCATCTCAATCTGAAGCCGACGAATGTGATGTTGGATAGAGAGTTTAAGCCGAGGCTGGCTGACTGTGGATTGGTTAAACTCATGCCCGACTTGGATAAAATTAAATCTAAGTACAGCGCGCCGGAGATTTTCCGGAATTCCAG GTGTACCGACAAGAGCGATATCTTCAGCTTTGGGATGATCCTGGGCTTTCTGTTAACTGGTAGAGATCCAACAGATCAATTCTTTGGGGAAACTGGGCAAAACGGGAGCATGGGAAGTTGGCTTCGCGAACTTCAACAGGCAGGGGAGGCCCGCGAGGCACTGGACAAGAGCATCCTGGGGGAAGAGGGCAAGGAAGATGAGATGCTGATGGCCATCAGAATAGCTGTTGTTTGCCTCTCAGATAAGACCGCCGATCGGCCTTCCAGTGACGAGCTCGTCCCAATGCTAACCCAACTACATAGTTTCTGA
- the LOC116212481 gene encoding inactive leucine-rich repeat receptor-like protein kinase CORYNE isoform X1: MVNPKLTAHVSTRALPLFLLIVLCLDLPPVERHDRIFRRVYAESPVAPPRVPEFKLGLRRIVLSIALGVLTGLIGVLLCACFVRGLVLYLNRTPILKGPVVFSPRISPKTLQAALANENLLLGSSPNGRYYKTVLDNGLAVAVKRLEPFESCSPGMRGKSVKRRIQRELEVLAGLRYENLMSLRAYVREQNSFSLVYDYAPCGSLEDVMNRVRENQLELDWDARLRIAVGVIKGLQYLHFTCKPQILHLNLKPTNVMLDREFKPRLADCGLVKLMPDLDKIKSKYSAPEIFRNSSVGRNRCTDKSDIFSFGMILGFLLTGRDPTDQFFGETGQNGSMGSWLRELQQAGEAREALDKSILGEEGKEDEMLMAIRIAVVCLSDKTADRPSSDELVPMLTQLHSF; encoded by the exons ATGGTGAATCCAAAGTTGACAGCCCATGTCTCCACGAGAGCCCTACCTCTTTTTCTGCTGATTGTTCTGTGCTTGGACTTGCCCCCGGTGGAACGTCATGATCGCATTTTCCGGCGAGTCTATGCTGAAAGTCCTGTTGCTCCGCCGCGGGTGCCCGAGTTCAAGCTCGGTCTCCGGAGAATCGTGCTCAGCATTGCTCTAGGAGTGCTGACGGGCCTGATTGGTGTCCTCCTGTGTGCTTGCTTCGTTAGGGGCCTGGTGCTTTACCTCAACCGAACCCCCATCCTCAAAGGCCCCGTCGTGTTCTCCCCGAGAATCTCCCCCAAGACTCTACAGGCGGCCCTTGCGAATGAGAACCTTCTGCTGGGCTCGAGCCCGAACGGAAGGTACTACAAGACCGTCCTCGATAATGGGCTCGCCGTGGCTGTGAAGCGGCTCGAGCCATTCGAAAGTTGTTCCCCAGGGATGCGGGGCAAATCCGTCAAGAGACGAATCCAGAGGGAGCTCGAAGTTCTCGCCGGTCTCAGATACGAGAACCTGATGAGCCTGCGTGCTTATGTTCGTGAGCAGAACAGTTTCTCTCTGGTTTATGACTATGCCCCTTGTGGAAGTCTAGAAGATGTGATGAACAGGGTTAGGGAGAATCAGTTGGAGCTCGACTGGGACGCTCGGCTTCGGATTGCTGTCGGGGTTATCAAGGGGCTTCAGTACCTTCACTTCACTTGCAAGCCTCAGATTCTTCATCTCAATCTGAAGCCGACGAATGTGATGTTGGATAGAGAGTTTAAGCCGAGGCTGGCTGACTGTGGATTGGTTAAACTCATGCCCGACTTGGATAAAATTAAATCTAAGTACAGCGCGCCGGAGATTTTCCGGAATTCCAG TGTTGGACGAAACAGGTGTACCGACAAGAGCGATATCTTCAGCTTTGGGATGATCCTGGGCTTTCTGTTAACTGGTAGAGATCCAACAGATCAATTCTTTGGGGAAACTGGGCAAAACGGGAGCATGGGAAGTTGGCTTCGCGAACTTCAACAGGCAGGGGAGGCCCGCGAGGCACTGGACAAGAGCATCCTGGGGGAAGAGGGCAAGGAAGATGAGATGCTGATGGCCATCAGAATAGCTGTTGTTTGCCTCTCAGATAAGACCGCCGATCGGCCTTCCAGTGACGAGCTCGTCCCAATGCTAACCCAACTACATAGTTTCTGA